The segment CGGGGTCGACACCATTGGTCGGCTCATCCAGCACCAGAAGGCGCGGTTCATGGACAAGGACACAGGCCAAACCCAGTTTCTGTTTCATACCCCCGGAAAGGTTCCCCGCATAACGGTCCATAAAAGGCAGCAATCGGGTAAATCCGAGATAACGCTCTTTACGATCAGCCCTCTCTTTGCCGATGATGCCATAGACATCGAGGAAAAAATCCATATTCTCCTCGACGGTCAGGTCCTGGTAGAGAGCAAATCGCTGGGGCATATAGCCCAGCAAGCGCTTGGCCCGATCCCTTTCGGAGGAGACATCGAACCCGCCGACGGTAATGTTCCCCTCTCGGGGGGTCAGCATCAGGGCGATCATCCTCAGCAGCGTCGTTTTGCCCGCCCCATCGGAACCGACAAGACCCCAGATCGTTCCTTCGGGAACAGAAAGGCTGACATTCTCAACCGCTACAACAGGGCCGAAGGAAAACGATACACGGTCCACGATTACGTAAGGCTGGTCAACGGCAGGATCCATAACATTAGCGAACATCACCAAGCAACGTTTGAAATCATTTTGGGGAAACATCCCTCCACGTCATGAACTACTTCAGCCAGGCGTCTGCTGGCATAGCGGATTTCAACTCCATGTCCGGGTTGGGAATCGACACCTT is part of the Deltaproteobacteria bacterium genome and harbors:
- a CDS encoding ABC transporter ATP-binding protein, whose product is MFANVMDPAVDQPYVIVDRVSFSFGPVVAVENVSLSVPEGTIWGLVGSDGAGKTTLLRMIALMLTPREGNITVGGFDVSSERDRAKRLLGYMPQRFALYQDLTVEENMDFFLDVYGIIGKERADRKERYLGFTRLLPFMDRYAGNLSGGMKQKLGLACVLVHEPRLLVLDEPTNGVDPVSRREFWEMLYEMRDRGLTILVSTAYMDEGERCQHLGLMHRSKLLVSAPPREIKNDAPSLEAAIKGLIMETDGKLEYGIFSI